The Solidesulfovibrio fructosivorans JJ] nucleotide sequence GAAGGACGGGTCGTAGAGTTTGGAGCATGTTCCCTGGCCGAGCCCGGGCAGCACCAAGAAAAGGGTTTGCCGGTCGACGCCGGCATGGCGCACCGTTTCGGCCAGGGTGGCGACGGTGGCCCAGAGGCGTTTTTCCCCAGGCCAGCCCAGGCGATGGGCGATGGCCACCGGCGTGTCCCCGGGGAGTCCCGCTTCGCGCAGGGCGGCGGCCACGCCCTCGGGATCGCCGGCCGAGAGGTAGATGGCCAGGGTGGCTTTGTGCGCGGCCAGGGCGGCCAGGGATTCCCCCGGCGGCATGGGCGTGCGCCCGGCGAGCCGGGTCAGGATCAGGCTCTGGGTCGTCTCCGGTTCGGTTACGGAGACGCCGAAGGCGGCGGCGGCGGCCGAGGCCGAGGTAACGCCGGGAATGACCTGATAGGGGATGTCGTCGGCGACCAGGAGCCGGGTCTGTTCGGACAGCGCGCCGTAAAGGGCCGGATCGCCGGTATGCACCCGGGCGGCGATGCCCCCGGCCCGCACGGCGTCTACGAGCAGGGCATGGGTCTCGGCCAGGGTCAGCGGCGCGGAATCGACCACCCGCGCCTCTTTTTTGGCCAGGGCCACCACGGCCGGCGATACCAGCGAGCCGGCGTAAAGGACCAGATCGGCCCGGCCGATGATCCGGGCGGCCTTGACCGTGAGCAGCTCCGGGTCGCCGGGGCCGGCTCCGATGAAATAGACGCCGCAAGGGACGTCGGGCGCGTCAGCCATGGCGGGATTCCTTGACGGCGGTTAGGACGAAGACGGGATTTTCGGCGCAAAACCGCAGGTCCCCGGCAAGCGGGGTTGCCGTCTCCGCCTGGACCTGGGTGAGGGTCACGGGCCAGCCCAGGGCGCGAAGCGTTTCCAGGGCGCTGTGCAGGCTGCCGAGCAGCACGCAGTTGGCGACCAGCCTGCCCCCGGGGCGCAGCCGCCGGCACAGTTCGGGCAGCAGGTCCGGCGCGTTTGTCAGGCCCCCGCCGATGAAAATGCGGTCCGGGTCCGCCAGCCCGGCCAGGGCGTCCGGGGCCTCGCCGTGGATGGGCGTCACGGTCAGCGCGCCGGTGCGGCGGATGTTGTCCATAAGCAGCGCATGCCGGGCCGGATCGCGCTCCACGGCAAAGACCGGGCCGCCGAGGTTTAACAGGGACGCTTCCAGGGCCACGGCCCCGGTCCCGGCCCCCACGTCCCAGACGACGTCTCCCGGACGCGGTGCGAGCCCGGCCAGGGACACGGCCCGCACCGGAGCCTTGGTGAAGACGCGGTCGCTTCGCGAAAGCGCGTCGTCGGCAAGGCCCAGGCTGAGCGCGATTTCGGGCGGGTGCGTGCGTTCGACGAGCGTGAGGTTGAGCGGGGAAAAATCCTGGTTGGCCGCCTCGGCCAGACGCAGGCTGCGGCGGCGCTCCCCGGGCAAGCCCATTTCCTCCAGCACGTGCATCGTAAAGGCTGCGCCGCCGCGCCCAAGCAGCTTGTCCGCGATGACGGCCGGGGTGTTGACGGCGTCGGTGTAGACCGCTGCCGCGCCGTGGCGGACGAGGGCGGCGAAAAGGGGCGTCAGGTCGCTTCGGCCGTGGAGCGAAACGGCCGGGAGGTCCTGCCAGGGCCGGCCCAGCCGGGCGGCGGCGGCCCCGACGGCGGTGACGCTCGGGTAAAACGTCAGGCGATCGGACCCGAAACGTTCGACCAGCAGGCGGCCGATGCCGAAAAAAAGCGGATCGCCGTCGGCCAGCACGCAGACCGCCTCGCCGCTGTCGGTAGCGGTTTCGATGGCGTCGCACACGGCGGCAAGCGGACCGACGATGGGGATGCGGCGCGCGGGATGATCCGGAAAAAGGGCAAGCTGGCGGGCGCCGCCGACCACCACGGCGGCCCCGGCCAGGGCGTCGGCCGGTTCCGGGGCCAGCCATGGCCGGCCGATGCCGCAGCCGATGACGGCGACGCGCTTGGGGGTCATGTCGGGTACTCTCCAGAGGTCATGCCCCCCTGTACGCGCGCGTCGGGCCGGGGTCAAAAGGGTGGTTGCCCTTTTGGCGGGGCTGGGTCAGAAGTGTTTCAATGTGAAAAAGGGGGGTGATATGCTCGATCAACGCATTGGCGTCAGGTTCATGGGCGGGGCGCTGGCATCCCTGGGGTATACGGCGCTTTGCGCCGTGCTGGCGCTTTTTGTCATTCCGGCGGCCTGGGGCGTGGTGGCCTTTACGGCCTGGTGGTGCGGCGGGCTTGTCTTTTCCGACGGCACCCGGGCGGAATTTACCGGGCGGGGCGGCCGCGTCTGGCCGCTTTTTGCCGTGGCGGTTTTTTTGGCCATTCTGCCAAGCCTCGTGACGGCGGGCATGGAACACAACGCCAGGACGACGTCCGTGCAGTTGCTGCTCGTGTTGGCGCTGGTGCCGTTCGACGTGGCGGTCAAGCTGCCCATCTACCGCTGGCTGTTCGCGAACATCCGGCTCGAGCCCGGCGGCGCGCCCCGGTTCCACGGACGATACCTGCCCTATCTCGGCTGGGTGCTGCTTTTTTACCTCACGGCCCTGACCGTGGTGCTGTGGCCCTGGGTGGCCACGGGGCTTGTGCGCTGGTTTTGCGACAACCTCGAGGGCGACGGCTACGATGTCATGTTCGTGGGCACGGGCTGGGGGCTTCTCTGGCGCTCCGTCGTCTGGTTCGTCGGTTCCCTTCTCTTGATCCCCATTCCCTGGGTGCTGCGTTCCATGTACCGCTGGTGGACGGACAACCTCGAGCTTGTCCGCCATCCTGCCGACGCAACTTCCTTTCCCGCCTGATCTTCCGTTAAATGGGGCCAGGGGAGGCAGCGCCTCCCCTGGTCAGCATCACGCCATCGAAGTCGAACACGACGAGGGTGATGGCCGGGGAGCCGCCGGCAAAGCGGCGCATATGGGCCAGCGCCTCGCCGGCGAGCAGTTCGGCCAGGGCGCGTTTGGCTTCGGCCGAGGGGGCGATCTCGAAGGCATGACGGGCGGTGTTGGCCGTGGCCGCCTGCCGCGCTAAATCCTCTGGCCAGCCGGCCAGGGCGCACCAGTCGGCCAGGGCGGAAAAATCGGTTTCCCCTTTATGGGCATGGGTGTTGGGCAACCCCTGGGCCATCTTGACCAGCTTGCCGGGAAAGGCCGCCCAGACAATGGCCGCGAATTCCCGCCTGGCCGCTTCCGCAAGGGCGAAGGCGAAGAAATCCGCCGCCTGGACGCAGGCCGTTTCCGGCAGATCGGGGTAAAGGCTCCGCAGGAACGCCTCGCTGCGCCTGCCGGTGGAAAACCCGACCGTGCCATGGCCGAGCGCCTTGGCCACGTCGAGGGCTTCGGCGATGGAGGCCTTCCAGGCCTCGTGGCTAAACGGCCGCACGATGCCGGAGACGCCGAGGATGGAGATGCCGCCGACGATGCCCAGGCGCGGGTTGAGCGTCCGCTTGGCGATGGCTTCGCCGCCTTCCACCGTGACCACGGCCGCAAGTCCGCCCCCGTAGCCGCACTGGCGCGCCGCTTCGGTCAGGGCGGCGATGATCTGCTGGCGTGGCGCGGGATTGATGGCCGCCTGCCCGACCGGCACCGGCAGCCCCGGCAGCGTCACCCGGCCGACGCCCTCGCCGCCGTCAAGCGCGATCCCCGCTTCGGCCCGGCGCGTCACCCGGCAGCCGATGCGCGCCCCGTGGGTCGCGTCCGGGTCGTCGCCGCCGTCCTTGATGATGCAGGCTGCGGCTCCATCCCCTTCGCGCCGCGCTTCGGCCACGGCCAGGGACATACGGGAACCGTTCGGCAACGGCACATCGACGGTTCCGGGTACCGCCCCGCCAAGAAGCGTGAGCGCCGCCGCCTTGGCCGCGCCGGCCGCCGCCGTGCCGGTGGTGAAACCCTCGCGCAGCTTTTCCCCGGCCATCAGTCCCTCCCTTTGGCGCAGCAGGCCGCGAAATGGGCCGCCGCCCGGGGATTGCCGCCGAAATGCAGGTGCACGTAGCTGCCGAGCGTGTTGCCGCGCAGAAATCCCTCCGGCGCGTCGATGGGCCCCTTGCGTCCGGTCAGGGCATAGACGGCCGCAACCTCGCCCGTGTCGCCGTCCAGGCGCGAATAATGGAACTCGTGCCCCCGCAGCCGGGTCCCGGCCGGCCCAAGCGGCGTGTCCGCCCGGGTGACCGCCTCCCGGTAGCCCAGGGCCGAGAACCGTTCGCCCATGATCGCCCGGAACGGAAACACCCCGGCCATGGCCTGGCTGCGTCCCGCTTTGTCGACAAGCGACTCCATCAGATACATGAACCCGCCGCACTCGGCCAAAACCGGCCGCCCGGCGGCGCAGAATTCCCGGATGGCCCCGCGCATGGCCGCGTTCGCCGCAAGCTGTTGCGCGAAAAGCTCCGGATAGCCGCCGCCCAGGTACAGTCCCCCCACACCCTCGGGCAGGGCCGTGTCCGCAAGCGGCGAAAAATACGCCAGTTGCGCTCCGGCCGCTTCGAGCAGCCGCAGATTCTCCGCATAATAAAAGCAGAATGCCGCATCGCGGGCGACGCCGATGAGGGGCGATGTGGAGGGTATGCCTCCGGCGGCCAGGGGCGCTGCCCCTGGACCCTGCCGGGGGACCACGGCTCCCCCGGACCCCCGTAATGGGGGGAGGGATGGAATGAGGCGCGGCAGGTCCATGTGCGCTTCAATCCAGTCGGCCAGGGCGTCGAGGCGGGTAAGGGCCTCGGGGTCGGTTTCGGCCGTAACGAGCCCCAGGTGCCGCGAAGGCATGGCGATTGCCGGCCGGCGCGGCAACACGCCCCAAAGCGGCGTCTCAGGAAGCGCGACGGCCATGACCTCGGCCAAAAGCTCGCGGTGGCTGTCGCTGCCGGCGTTGTTGAGCGCCACGCCGCAAAAAGCGAGCTCCGGATCGAACCCCGTAAACCCGGACACCATCGCCGCCGTTGACCGGGCCATGGACGCGGCGTCCGCCACCAGCAGCACCGGCAGCCCGAGCGTCTTGGCCAGCCGGGCCGTGCTGCCGGCGTCGTCCGTGGCCGAGAAGCCGTCGAAAAGCCCCATCACCCCCTCGACCACCACCATGTCCGCGTCGGCCGCGTACCGGGCGAAGATCTCCCGCATGCCGTCCGGGCCGCACATCCAGTCGTCGAGGTTGTGGCTCACCCGGCCCGTGGCCAGCCCATGGTGCCCCGGGTCGATGAAGTCCGGCCCAACCTTGAACGCCTGCACCCGCAGCCCGCGCCGCGAAAGCGCCCGCATCAGCCCCAGCGCCACCGACGTCTTGCCGCAGCCGCTGCGCGTGCCGGCCACGACGAGGCCGCGCCCGGGGCGGGGGGATGGGTCGTCGGCGGGGCGCTGCCCCGGCCCCCGGCGGGGCTCCGCCCCTGCACCCCGCCGGGAGGCCAGGGGCCCCCCGGACCCCCCGTCCGGCTTTGGCTGGGCGGAGGATGGGTTGGTTGGCGGAAGGTCGGTGGGAGGAAGATGGAGTCGGCATTTGCCGGGACGGTGCCGCCGCTTCGCGGCAGGCTCGTCCCGGGCAAATGCCGACTCCACCGCGCCGTCGCCCCGTTGGGGCGAAAGTGGCAAGGAAGAATCGTTCATCGTCTTCCGCTTTGCGGCCCCTTTAAAGTTTTTGGGGAGGGTGGGGGTCCGGGGGAGGGAACCCTTTTTTTCAAAAAAGGGTTCCCTCCCCCGGCGCCTTCGATCTCCCTTCTCCCTTACCGGCCCAGTTCCAGAGCGCCGCTTGTTTTGAGGCGCGTCAGCAGCTTGTCGTTTCGGGCCTTGGCCATGCGGGGGGCTTCGTCTGGTTGGAAGGCGGCGAGGATCATGCCGCAGAACTTGTCGCCCTTGTAGACTTCCACGCGGTAGATGGAGCCGTCCTTGTCCACGGAGTAGCCGGCCTTGAGGTCGTCGCGGCGGATGGTGAGGCCGCCTTCGTCGTCGTGGCCGGGTTTGGCGTAACCGATGACGTTGACGCGGTAGTCGTGGTTTGGTTCGACGACGAAGGAGCCCGCCACGTTGACGACGCTGCCGAAGGGCACGGTGCGCCGCGTGCCGTCGATGGTCATGGGCACGGCGTCGAGGCTGGTGTCGTAGTCGAAGTATTGGGGGTCGAGTTCGGTCACGTTCTTGTTGCCGAAGTAGACCCTGAGGCTTTTGTCGGCCGAGACCAGGGCCATGATGGGGCTGCCGGGGCGGTATTCCACGGCGCTGCCCTTCTTGAGCGGGATGTAGCGCAGGCGTGCGCGGGCGTTTCGCAGGTCCAGGTAGACCTTGTTGTCGAAAAACGAGACGTCCACGTTGCTTTGCAGGGCTTCGGCCACCTGTTTGGTGTCCAGGGGAAAGGTGCGTTCGAATTCGATGCCGAAGGAATTGAGGAAGCTTTCGACCACGGCCAGGTGGTAGTAGGCGGACATGAAGGGGGTGATGTTCTTGCTGCCTTCGATGCCGAAAGCCGGCTTGCCGTGGTTGATGGCGAAGTAGGTCAGCGTCTTCGACATCTCCTTGGCGGTCTCGTTATTGAGGTCGTGGGTGTGGGTGTTTTTGACGTGGTAGGCGTGCAGCTCTTCGTAAAGGTGCTGGTTGGCGTCGTCCACGGCCTTTTGGGCCAGTGCCTGGAGGTCGCCGAAGCGCGCGCCGGGAACGCTGGTCTGGTCGATGATGACGGATTGGCCCCAGCGCGCCGGGCACTGCCAGTCGGAGACGTAGGTGGGGCTGTAGTAGCCCCAGCCGTCGTGCAGGTGGAGCACGGCGTCCACGCGCTTGTCGGTGATGATGGCCTTTATTTTCTGGATGGCCGCGTATTCCGGGTCCTTGGGGTCGAGGTCGGCGAACTTGCGGTTCATGTCGCCGTGCATGCCGCGCGAGTTGTGGATAATGGACAGGAAGTTGAGGTTGGGCACGACCCAGACCGCGCCGGTTTTGATCTTGTAGTGCGACACGAGCAGGGCGGCGGTGTAGAAGCCGCCGGGCTCGTCGCCCTGGATGCCGCCGACCACGAGCACGGTCGGGCCGGGGCGGCCGGAGTCGAGTTTGTGCAGGGTGAAGTCGAGATTGCCGCCGAAGGCGGTCGATGCGAAAGCCGAGAGGAGAAGCGCGATCAGGATGGAACGCATGGGACCTCGACGTGGCGTTGTTTTCGCCTTGTTTACAACAAGGCGGGGCGCCGTATTCTTTAACCGATCCGGCCTCGGAAGTCATCCCGGAGCCTGCCGCCGGTATCGCTGGCGGCTTGACGCGGCATGGCCGAAAGACGATACTATAATACGGAATAACCCCAAGGAGCGTGCCGCATGAAACCGGTCGATCTGCTGTACATGGGACTTGGCGCGGCCTTTTTGGCCAAGGACAAGTTCGAGGCGTTCGTGGACGAGATGGAAAAGCGCGGCGAGATGTCGCGCACCGAGGCCAAGAACTTCCTGGAAGACGCCAAGGCCCGGGCGCAACAGGAAGAGGAGGCGCTAAACGCCCGCATTCGCAAGGAGTTGCAGAAAGTTCTGGAAGGCATGGGCCTGGCCACCAAGGAGGACATTGCCGAACTCAAGGCGCTTATCGAGAAAAAGCCGTCCTGATGCCGTCCGGATTCGCGCCGCGCCGCGTCTGGCTGGCTTTTCGGTTCCTCCATACGGTCTTCGTGCTGGTGCGGCGCAAGGAGCGGTTTCTCGCCTTGCGCCCCTTGCCGCCGCGCCGGCTCAAAGAGGCCATCCTGACGCTCGGCGTCAGCTTCATCAAGCTGGCCCAGGTGCTGGCCACCCGGGCCGATTTTTTTACCGAGGACTATCTGGTCGAACTGCGGGGCATCCACGACGAGGTCGCCCCCATGCCCGAGTCCGATTTCCGGACGGCCTTCGCCAGGGCCTTCGGCGCCGCGCCGCCGTTTGCCGCCTTTGAGGCGCAGCCGCTGGCCAGCGCGTCCATCGGCCAGGTGCATGAGGCGTATCTTGCCGACGGGAATAAGGTTGCGGTGAAGCTGCGCCGGTTGGGGGTGGAGCGGCTGGTGCGGGCGGATTTGCGGCTGGTGCGGGGCATGTTGTCCCTTTTCTCCCCGTTTTTTTCGCGGGCTACGAAAAATTCCGTGGAAGCCGTGCTGGCGGAATTTTCCGCCATGATCGTCAAGGAAGCCGACTTGTCCGTGGAGCTTGCCAACCTGCGCAAGTTCACCGACGCCTACGGCGACGGCGCGGTGCGGTTCCCTGCTCCCGTGCCGGAGCTTTCCAACGCCGACGCCCTGGTCATGAGCTTCGAGACCGGGTTTCGCATCGACGACAAGGCCGGGCTGGCCGCCGCCGGCATCCCCTTCCGCAAGGTGCTCGACGACCTGATCGCCTTTTATATCGAACAGATGCTGGTGCGGGGCTATTTCCACGCCGACCCGCATCCCGGCAACATCCTGGTGCGGCCGGATGGGGGCATCACCCTGCTCGATTTCGGCATGGTCAAGCGGCTTCCCGCCGACACCCGGGTGGCCATGATCGAGGTGGCCAAGACCGCCCACGACCGGGACTACGAGGGCTTCATCGTGGCCTGCAAGCGTCTGGGCATCGTGGCCGCCGGGGCCGAGCCCACCGAGATGATGGAATTTTCCGAGCGCATGTTCGACATCTTCGGCGACGCCAGCCTGTCCGCCGCCTCCATGCAGGCGCTGGCCTTCTCGGTGCTCGATTCCATGAAGGACCTGCCGTTCAAGGTGCCTCAGGACGTGGTCTACGTCATGCGGGCGAGCACGCTGATCGAGGGCCTCGGCACCACCTACATCGAGAATTTCAACGGCGTGAAGGACATCCTGCCGCTTCTGCGCCGCAATCTGGCCCGGGCCATGGGCGCGGAGGCCGGGCTTTTTCCCACCCTGCGTTCGGAACTGACCAGCCTGCCGCTGACCTTGCGCCGGGCCAAGACGGTGCTGACGGACTTAAGCGAATCCAACCTGCGGGTGAAGCTCTCGCCCGAGACCCTGGAATACGCCGGCGAACGCCTGCGCCCCTATCTGCGCCGGGTGGCGTTGGGGATTTTGCTCCTTGCCGCCGCCTTTCTCGTGGCCCTGACGCGGCCGCCCCATGCCGTGCCCATTGCCTGGACACTGTTTGCGGCCGGGGCGGTACGCATCTGGCTGGCTCTCCGTTAGTGAAAGTACGACGCTACGCGCCGAAAAGCGCCTGCTCGAAAGAGGCGTAGCCTTTTTCCACCGCATATTCGTAGGGCATGTCCCAGTTGAAGCGGGCGCTTAAGGCGATATGCGGCACCGGGACAAAGCGCGCCTTGCGGGTGAGCAGGGCTTCGTAGCACGGGTCTGCGACAATGAAATCCACGGCCGGATCGTTTACGCGCTCGGCAATGGCCTGCTCGGCGTCGGTGTCCAGGTCGCGGGGGCCGCGCGCGGCGAGAACGCCCCGGCAACCGGGCGCGTCGGCAAAAAGCGCCTCGGACGGCGTCACGGACACCACGTCCACCTCGGGCAGGCCGAAATCGCGGCGCAGGCAGTGCTTGATGCCATAGCTGACGACCGGCTCGCCGATGACCAGGGCGTGTTTAAAGGGCGCTGGGCGCGCGGGCGGCGTCGCCGGGGCGGCGGGACGTCCCTCCAGCATGGCCAGGATGTCGGCCAGTCCCTGCCGGCCGACGGGCAGGCCGGCCACATAGGGCGTGCCGTAGGCGGCCTGCATGCGCGCGGCCAGGGACAGGCCGCTTGCCGAAACCACCAGGTTGGCGGCCGCTTCCGGGGCCTCGCGTACGGCCTGGAGCGGGTCCTCTTGGCCCGGGCGGGCCACGGAAAAGACGCTGACCAGGGCATGGCCGGCTTGTTCAAGGGCCGTCAAAAGCGGCTGGATATGTTCCGGCTTGCCCGTGGACAGGTGGATGGCCCCGAGCACGTTCAGGCTTTTTCCCCGCTTCTTTGTCGGCGGAACCATGAACTTGTCGGCCAGGGCCAGAAACGCCTTGCCCGCGCCCTCGGGGTAGGGCTCCGAGCCGGCGGTCGGCACCATGAACACCGGCAACCCGGTGCGGGCTTCCAGCGTGCGGGCGAAGCCCTTGAGGTCCGTGCCGATGATCTCCGAGATGGGCGTGCCGGCCAGGGCGATGAACCGGCGGTCGAGCTCGGTTGCGACCTTGGCGATGTTGTCGATGAACTTGTCCTCGTTGCCGAGGATGACGTCCATCTCCAGCAGTCCGGCCCCGACCACGGTGGCCGGTCCCCGGTACCAGCGGGGCTCGTCCTCGATATTGATGTGCCAGGCCCCGCCGGCCGGGCCGTAGATCACCACCAGCCCGTCGAAATCGTACAGGGCCGAACTGACGCCGAAATAGCCTGTGGCCAGGGGCAGAAGCTTGTGGAAGATTTTCATGTGCTCCATCCTTGCGCTGTCGGGCTTAAATGAGGAACTGGCGCCGGTAGATCCAGTCGTGGTTGCTGACCGGATGGGCCATCGCCTGCCGGGTTTCCTCGAGCATCCACACGGCGTTTTCGTAGCCGTAGTGCTGCTCCTGGTAGCGCGACAGCGGCACGTTGACCGCCTTGGCGCAGAACATGCCGGCGTCCACGCCGTAGGCCAGGTCCACGTGGTCGAAGGCGGCCGTTTCGCCGCAGAGGTTCGGGTGGGAGACGTTGTAGACCCGGATGTGCGGCGCGACCTCGCGCAGGCGTTCGATCAGCTTCCATTCGTAGGGCTTGAAGGTGCCGCGCCCGAAGATGGTATCCACCGTGAGTCCCGCGTCCACGAAGGCCAGGGCCAGCTCGTAGGGGCTGCCGTTGATCGCGCATCCAATGGCGATGGTCTTGCCGCGAAGGGTGTCGAGGAGCGGTCCGGCGGCTTCCTTGGCGGCCTTCTCGGCGGCCGTCGTGTCCAGGTCGCGGCCGAGGGCCTCGCCTATTTTGGCGTACTGGGCGGCGATGGTCCCGAAGCCGTAGGCCGTGGGCACGAAAAGCGACGGGATGCCCAGCTCCTTTTCCATGCGTCCGGCCATGCCGTTGGCCAGCGGATGGAGCACCAGGGAATGCCCGGCCGAGGCCATGCGGGAAAACTCCTCGAGATCGGCGCAAAGGGGAATCTGGGTGAGGCGCGACAGGCCGGCCGCCCGCAGCACCGCGTAGAATTCGCCGTCCGGGGAAAGCGGCATGAAGGTGCCGAGCAGGTTCACGGCGTCGGGATCGGGCGTGCGCGGCGCATCCTTTAAAAACTCGAAAAACGAGGTGTAGGCCGAGGTGAAGGGCGATTCCTTGAGCCCGATGGTGATGGGGGCCATGGCCCCGAGGATGACGCGGCGGCCGGTGGCGGCCGTGAGCCGCTCGAGCACGCCGGTGAAATCCGTGCCCAGGATGTAGTCCGGGCAGCCGACGATGAGGAAGATGGCCTTTTCCGGCCGGGTGGCCGCGATGTCCCGCACGGCCTTCTCGATCTTGTCCAGATGCCGGCCCATGGTCATGTCCACTTCCTCGAGGCACAGCATATAGAAGCGGTCGCCGAATCCTCGGGCATGGGCCATGAAGGCCGAGTGGCGCAGGCAGGCCGAGGGCCCGACCATGATGGAAAGCGACTCGGGCAAAAGGAGCGAGGTTTCGATGACGCCCCAGCCGGCCAGATTGGGGCCCACGCCCTCCAGCGGCGCGAAGGGGAAATCCTCCCGTCGCGTGAGCCGCGCCATCTCGATCGAGGCTTGTGTTGCGCGCATGGCGTTCTCCTGTTGTCTTCTCAGTCCCCCTTTCCCATCAGCTCATGAGAAAAGGAAAAAAGTTTAGGAAGGGGAGAGCGCGAGAGGGGAGAACCCTTTTTAAAGGGTTTCCCCTCTCGCATCGCTTCCTTTCCTATAATCCCATCATGGTCCGGGCGAGGTTGCGGAATTCGAGGGAGGTCGGCAGTCCGGGGTCGCCTTCCACGATGGTCCTGCCTTCTTCCTCGAAGGCGTGGATGGCCCGGTCGCGGGGGATGACGCCGAGGATGGTGGTGTCCATTTTGGCGGCGAAATCCTCCACCCGGGCCTTCTCGTCGGCCATGTCGCGGCAGTTGAGGATCAGCCCGCCGAGCTCGGCGTAGTGGCGGTCGGCGAAATGGCGCAGGGCCAGGATGATGTTGCGGGCGGCGAGCAGGGCCATTTTTTCGCCCGAGGTGACGATGGCCACCTTGTCGGCGAAGCCTTCGCGCATGGGCACGGCGATGCCGCCGCAGACGATGTCGGCCAGGATGTCGTAGAGCACCACGTCCGGGGCGTAGGTCGCGTAGGCGTTCATTTCTTCCAGCAGCTCGAAGGCGGTGAGCATGCCCCGGCCGAAGCAGCCGACGCCGGGAGTCGGGCCGCCGACCTCCAGGCAGGTGGTGCCGCCGAAACCGGTGCGGGCGATCTCGTCGAGGCTGGCCGGCCGGCCGTGTTCCTGGAGGTATTGCAGGATGGGCGGCGGGGTCAGGCCGCGCAGCAGATTGATGGTGGAGTCCGTTTTCGGGTCGCAGCCGATCTGCATGACCTTGCGGCCCTCGAGGCTCAGGGCGGCCGAGAGGCTTGAGGTCACGGTGGATTTGCCGATGCCGCCCTTGCCGTAGATGGCGATCTTAATCATGCGCCGCTCCTTGCATCTTGAGGGAATCACCGCGACTGGAGCCGATCGTGCGTCCGGCGCGGGCCAGCACGTTTTTCGCCTCGTCGACGGAGACGTACCGTTTTTTGGTGGTGATCTGGAATTCGTATTCGATTTTGTC carries:
- the cobM gene encoding precorrin-4 C(11)-methyltransferase; translation: MADAPDVPCGVYFIGAGPGDPELLTVKAARIIGRADLVLYAGSLVSPAVVALAKKEARVVDSAPLTLAETHALLVDAVRAGGIAARVHTGDPALYGALSEQTRLLVADDIPYQVIPGVTSASAAAAAFGVSVTEPETTQSLILTRLAGRTPMPPGESLAALAAHKATLAIYLSAGDPEGVAAALREAGLPGDTPVAIAHRLGWPGEKRLWATVATLAETVRHAGVDRQTLFLVLPGLGQGTCSKLYDPSFGHGFRPVRDDG
- a CDS encoding bifunctional cobalt-precorrin-7 (C(5))-methyltransferase/cobalt-precorrin-6B (C(15))-methyltransferase encodes the protein MTPKRVAVIGCGIGRPWLAPEPADALAGAAVVVGGARQLALFPDHPARRIPIVGPLAAVCDAIETATDSGEAVCVLADGDPLFFGIGRLLVERFGSDRLTFYPSVTAVGAAAARLGRPWQDLPAVSLHGRSDLTPLFAALVRHGAAAVYTDAVNTPAVIADKLLGRGGAAFTMHVLEEMGLPGERRRSLRLAEAANQDFSPLNLTLVERTHPPEIALSLGLADDALSRSDRVFTKAPVRAVSLAGLAPRPGDVVWDVGAGTGAVALEASLLNLGGPVFAVERDPARHALLMDNIRRTGALTVTPIHGEAPDALAGLADPDRIFIGGGLTNAPDLLPELCRRLRPGGRLVANCVLLGSLHSALETLRALGWPVTLTQVQAETATPLAGDLRFCAENPVFVLTAVKESRHG
- the cbiD gene encoding cobalt-precorrin-5B (C(1))-methyltransferase CbiD, whose amino-acid sequence is MAGEKLREGFTTGTAAAGAAKAAALTLLGGAVPGTVDVPLPNGSRMSLAVAEARREGDGAAACIIKDGGDDPDATHGARIGCRVTRRAEAGIALDGGEGVGRVTLPGLPVPVGQAAINPAPRQQIIAALTEAARQCGYGGGLAAVVTVEGGEAIAKRTLNPRLGIVGGISILGVSGIVRPFSHEAWKASIAEALDVAKALGHGTVGFSTGRRSEAFLRSLYPDLPETACVQAADFFAFALAEAARREFAAIVWAAFPGKLVKMAQGLPNTHAHKGETDFSALADWCALAGWPEDLARQAATANTARHAFEIAPSAEAKRALAELLAGEALAHMRRFAGGSPAITLVVFDFDGVMLTRGGAASPGPI
- a CDS encoding cobyrinate a,c-diamide synthase, with product MNDSSLPLSPQRGDGAVESAFARDEPAAKRRHRPGKCRLHLPPTDLPPTNPSSAQPKPDGGSGGPLASRRGAGAEPRRGPGQRPADDPSPRPGRGLVVAGTRSGCGKTSVALGLMRALSRRGLRVQAFKVGPDFIDPGHHGLATGRVSHNLDDWMCGPDGMREIFARYAADADMVVVEGVMGLFDGFSATDDAGSTARLAKTLGLPVLLVADAASMARSTAAMVSGFTGFDPELAFCGVALNNAGSDSHRELLAEVMAVALPETPLWGVLPRRPAIAMPSRHLGLVTAETDPEALTRLDALADWIEAHMDLPRLIPSLPPLRGSGGAVVPRQGPGAAPLAAGGIPSTSPLIGVARDAAFCFYYAENLRLLEAAGAQLAYFSPLADTALPEGVGGLYLGGGYPELFAQQLAANAAMRGAIREFCAAGRPVLAECGGFMYLMESLVDKAGRSQAMAGVFPFRAIMGERFSALGYREAVTRADTPLGPAGTRLRGHEFHYSRLDGDTGEVAAVYALTGRKGPIDAPEGFLRGNTLGSYVHLHFGGNPRAAAHFAACCAKGRD
- a CDS encoding M14 family metallopeptidase, which encodes MRSILIALLLSAFASTAFGGNLDFTLHKLDSGRPGPTVLVVGGIQGDEPGGFYTAALLVSHYKIKTGAVWVVPNLNFLSIIHNSRGMHGDMNRKFADLDPKDPEYAAIQKIKAIITDKRVDAVLHLHDGWGYYSPTYVSDWQCPARWGQSVIIDQTSVPGARFGDLQALAQKAVDDANQHLYEELHAYHVKNTHTHDLNNETAKEMSKTLTYFAINHGKPAFGIEGSKNITPFMSAYYHLAVVESFLNSFGIEFERTFPLDTKQVAEALQSNVDVSFFDNKVYLDLRNARARLRYIPLKKGSAVEYRPGSPIMALVSADKSLRVYFGNKNVTELDPQYFDYDTSLDAVPMTIDGTRRTVPFGSVVNVAGSFVVEPNHDYRVNVIGYAKPGHDDEGGLTIRRDDLKAGYSVDKDGSIYRVEVYKGDKFCGMILAAFQPDEAPRMAKARNDKLLTRLKTSGALELGR
- a CDS encoding phasin family protein, which produces MKPVDLLYMGLGAAFLAKDKFEAFVDEMEKRGEMSRTEAKNFLEDAKARAQQEEEALNARIRKELQKVLEGMGLATKEDIAELKALIEKKPS
- a CDS encoding ABC1 kinase family protein; its protein translation is MPSGFAPRRVWLAFRFLHTVFVLVRRKERFLALRPLPPRRLKEAILTLGVSFIKLAQVLATRADFFTEDYLVELRGIHDEVAPMPESDFRTAFARAFGAAPPFAAFEAQPLASASIGQVHEAYLADGNKVAVKLRRLGVERLVRADLRLVRGMLSLFSPFFSRATKNSVEAVLAEFSAMIVKEADLSVELANLRKFTDAYGDGAVRFPAPVPELSNADALVMSFETGFRIDDKAGLAAAGIPFRKVLDDLIAFYIEQMLVRGYFHADPHPGNILVRPDGGITLLDFGMVKRLPADTRVAMIEVAKTAHDRDYEGFIVACKRLGIVAAGAEPTEMMEFSERMFDIFGDASLSAASMQALAFSVLDSMKDLPFKVPQDVVYVMRASTLIEGLGTTYIENFNGVKDILPLLRRNLARAMGAEAGLFPTLRSELTSLPLTLRRAKTVLTDLSESNLRVKLSPETLEYAGERLRPYLRRVALGILLLAAAFLVALTRPPHAVPIAWTLFAAGAVRIWLALR